In one window of Henckelia pumila isolate YLH828 chromosome 1, ASM3356847v2, whole genome shotgun sequence DNA:
- the LOC140892693 gene encoding protein high chlorophyll fluorescent 107 yields the protein MTLFSSPSKFALLSPSKIPNSSKFSFPVPLRTLQSSSSHPVSNHVHAHESSSSSSPILQEKPQKSVSQVDGEMEDRDDLDAEIVNAKKSLEELLVVRRPVMEFSDEDEEEGKFSGGGESSVMLKKLKTPSAIDAGLSRFAKKMPIFEPERVVSSSERPLSVNLDLALYRAKILVRNYQYEEAEEILKKCISYWPEDGRPYVALGKAFSKQSRMNEARAVYEKGCQATQGENSYIWQCWAVLENKMGNTRRARELFDAATVADKRHIAAWHGWAVLEMQQGNIKKARNLLGKGLKYCGGNEYIYQTLALLEVRAKRYEQAQYLFRQATKCNSKSCASWLAWAQLEAQQENNPAARRLFEKAVQASPKNRFAWHVWGVFEANLGNVDLARKLLKVGHAVNPRDPVLLQSLALLEYRYSTANLARVLFKRASELDPRHQPVWIAWGWMEWKEGNLSSARELYQKALSIDCNSESAARCLQAWGVLEQRVGNLSAARRLFRSSLNINSQSYVTWMTWASLEEDQGNSVRAEEIRDLYFQQRTEVVDDASWIMGFLDIIDPAIDSIKRLLNLKKGDEYSGTNKDDKYIRDFSADVESESGFNLDRFIRDKLLLEPSKLEVDLEPPRIAPAKASKSWTNIRGSERKDTNSS from the exons ATGACACTGTTTTCATCTCCCTCTAAATTCGCTCTCCTTTCACCTTCTAAGATTCCGAATTCCTCCAAATTCAGCTTCCCAGTGCCCTTAAGAACCCTTCAATCTTCCTCTTCACACCCCGTTTCGAATCATGTACACGCGCatgaatcatcatcatcatcatcgccgATTCTTCAAGAAAAGCCGCAGAAATCTGTGTCACAGGTGGACGGTGAAATGGAAGATAGAGATGACTTAGATGCAGAGATCGTGAATGCCAAGAAGTCTCTGGAGGAGTTGCTTGTTGTTCGTAGGCCGGTTATGGAGTTTtcagatgaagatgaagaagaagggAAGTTTTCTGGAGGTGGAGAAAGTTCTGTTATGCTGAAGAAACTTAAAACGCCTTCGGCTATTGATGCGGGGCTCTCGAGATTTGCCAAGAAGATGCCCATCTTTGAGCCTGAGAGGGTTGTGTCGAGTTCTGAGAGACCCCTTTCGGTGAATTTGGATTTGGCTTTGTACAGAGCGAAGATTTTGGTGCGGAATTATCAGTATGAAGAAGCAGAGGAGATTCTCAAGAAG TGTATAAGTTACTGGCCGGAAGATGGGAGGCCTTACGTTGCCTTGGGGAAGGCTTTCAGCAAACAATCAAGAATGAATGAAGCAAGAGCTGTGTATGAGAAGGGATGTCAAGCTACACAAGGGGAAAATTCTTACATTTGGCAG TGTTGGGCTGTTCTGGAAAACAAGATGGGTAATACAAGGAGAGCTAGAGAGTTGTTTGATGCTGCCACAGTTGCTGATAAGAGGCACATTGCAGCCTGGCATGGATGGGCTGTGTTGGAGATGCAACAAGGAAATATTAAGAAAGCAAGAAATCTTTTGGGAAAGGGTCTCAAGTATTGTGGTGGGAATGAGTATATATACCAGACACTTGCACTGCTTGAAGTTAGAGCAAAGCGATATGAACAGGCTCAGTATTTGTTCAGGCAAGCAACCAAGTGCAATTCGAAAAGCTGTGCTAGTTGGCTA GCTTGGGCGCAGCTTGAGGCACAACAGGAGAACAACCCTGCTGCTAGAAGACTTTTTGAG AAAGCTGTGCAGGCTAGTCCGAAGAATAGGTTTGCGTGGCATGTGTGGGGAGTCTTCGAAGCTAATCTAGGCAATGTTGATCTGGCGAGGAAACTTCTGAAAGTCGGGCATGCGGTGAATCCTAGAGATCCAGTTCTCTTGCAATCACTTGCATTGTTGGAATACAGATACTCGACGGCGAATTTAGCACGAGTGCTCTTTAAAAGGGCGTCCGAGTTGGATCCAAGGCATCAACCTGTGTGGATT GCTTGGGGTTGGATGGAATGGAAAGAAGGAAATTTAAGCTCGGCTCGGGAGTTATACCAAAAGGCTCTGTCGATTGATTGTAACAGTGAAAGTGCTGCTCGTTGCCTGCAG GCTTGGGGTGTTTTGGAGCAAAGGGTTGGCAATCTATCGGCAGCTCGAAGACTATTTAGATCTTCGCTGAACATAAATTCTCAAAGCTATGTAACATGGATGACTTGGGCTTCTTTGGAAGAAGATCAAGGAAATTCTGTACGAGCTGAAGAAATTCGCGACCTTTACTTCCAACAG CGCACGGAAGTTGTTGATGATGCATCATGGATCATGGGATTCTTGGACATCATCGATCCAGCTATCGATAGCATAAAGAGACTGTTGAATTTAAAGAAAGGTGATGAATATTCAGGAACCAATAAAGATGACAAATATATCAGAGACTTTTCAGCTGATGTGGAGAGTGAAAGTGGTTTTAATTTGGATAGGTTTATTAGAGATAAACTATTGTTGGAACCTTCAAAACTCGAGGTCGATTTGGAGCCACCTCGAATAGCTCCGGCAAAAGCGAGTAAATCTTGGACAAATATCCGGGGATCGGAGAGAAAGGACACAAATTCGTCATAG
- the LOC140874156 gene encoding protein TAPETUM DETERMINANT 1-like produces the protein MNTFYLLFYFFMVLIVVLFRDIDLPFSLGNFTHFGSEDANRTTSMELEPETHVYYSHRKLMLHVEAGTCRNRDISISQSRYSTSGIPQFIVQIVNTCVSGCAPSDIHIHIHCGWFASARIVNPRIFKRLSFDDCVVNGGKPMKSSQIIRFTYANSFIYPLEFKYATFC, from the exons ATGAATACTTTTTACCTCCTCTTCTACTTCTTCATGGTGCTCATAGTTGTGCTATTTCGCGATATCGATCTCCCATTTTCTTTAGGAAATTTTACGCATTTCGGAAGTGAAGATGCCAACAGAACCACAAGTATGGAATTGGAACCAGAAACTCATGTATACTATAGCCACAGAAAGCTCATGTTACA CGTAGAAGCTGGGACGTGCAGAAATAGGGATATAAGCATTTCGCAGAGCAGATATTCAACAAGTGGGATCCCACAGTTCATAGTTCAGATCGTGAACACTTGCGTCTCCGGCTGCGCTCCTTCCGACATCCACATCCACATCCACTGCGGTTGGTTTGCCTCCGCAAGAATAGTGAACCCGAGAATCTTCAAAAGGCTGTCTTTCGATGATTGTGTTGTTAATGGCGGAAAGCCAATGAAGAGCAGTCAGATCATCAGATTCACGTACGCTAACTCCTTCATTTATCCGCTCGAATTCAAGTATGCCACTTTTTGCTAG